A genome region from Streptomyces antimycoticus includes the following:
- a CDS encoding DeoR/GlpR family DNA-binding transcription regulator yields MLAERRHQMILRALRSGGPAAVTDLSEQLGVSAATVRRDLLKLEEEGLLTRVHGGAVVEEGDQPFAEVAGVRVAEKDALAVAAADMIEDGQSVLLDIGTTAYRLARQLHGRRLTVITSNLVVFEELADDTAVELVLLGGVLRREYRSLVGFLTEDNLRQLHADWLFLGTSGVRPSGQIMDTTVIEVPVKRAMIAASDQVVLLADAGKFPGTGMTKVCGPEDLDAVVTNAPSDSATCSVFEQAGVKVVRV; encoded by the coding sequence GTGCTGGCTGAACGACGACATCAGATGATCCTCCGCGCCCTGCGGTCCGGGGGCCCGGCGGCCGTGACCGACCTCTCCGAACAGCTCGGGGTCTCCGCCGCGACCGTCCGGCGCGACCTGCTGAAGCTGGAAGAGGAGGGACTGCTCACCCGGGTGCACGGCGGCGCGGTCGTCGAGGAGGGCGACCAGCCCTTCGCGGAGGTCGCCGGAGTGCGCGTGGCCGAGAAGGACGCCCTGGCGGTGGCGGCCGCGGACATGATCGAAGACGGGCAGTCCGTGCTGCTGGACATAGGCACCACCGCCTACCGGCTCGCCCGGCAACTGCACGGCCGACGGCTGACCGTGATCACCAGCAACCTGGTGGTGTTCGAGGAGCTGGCCGACGACACCGCGGTGGAGCTGGTGCTGCTCGGCGGGGTGCTCCGGCGCGAATACCGCTCCCTGGTGGGATTCCTCACCGAGGACAACCTCCGCCAGCTCCACGCCGACTGGCTCTTCCTGGGGACCAGCGGCGTCCGTCCCAGCGGGCAGATCATGGACACCACGGTCATCGAGGTCCCGGTGAAACGGGCGATGATCGCGGCCAGTGACCAGGTGGTGCTGCTCGCCGACGCGGGCAAGTTCCCCGGCACCGGCATGACCAAGGTCTGCGGCCCCGAAGATCTCGACGCAGTAGTGACCAACGCCCCCTCGGACTCGGCCACGTGCTCGGTGTTCGAGCAGGCAGGAGTAAAGGTGGTGCGGGTGTGA
- a CDS encoding 6-phospho-beta-glucosidase, whose product MKLTILGGGGFRVPLVYGALLADRAPGRVTHVTLHDLDAGRLGAVARVLAEQAAAGPGGTERPEAGGAPTVSHTTDLDEALRGADFVFSAIRVGGLEGRAADERVALDHGVLGQETVGAGGIAYGLRTVPVAVDIARRVARLAPDAWVINFTNPAGLVTEAMSRHLGDRVIGICDSPVGLGRRVARALGADPDRAWIDYVGLNHLGWLRGLRVAGRDELPRLLADPEALGSFEEGKLFGPEWLASLGAIPNEYLHYYYFNREAVRAYREAEQTRGAFLRDQQARFYEVMEQGHAPALTTWDRTRAEREATYMAANREAAGAGERDASDLESGGYEQVALALMRAIARDERTTLILNVRNRTTLGALDEDAVIEVPCLVDASGAHPVSVDPLPGHATGLVCAVKAVEREVMNAADSGSRATAVKAFALHPLVDSVAVAHRLVDGYTAAHPGLAYLNRP is encoded by the coding sequence GTGAAGCTGACCATTCTCGGCGGCGGCGGGTTCCGGGTGCCGCTCGTGTACGGGGCACTGCTCGCCGACCGCGCCCCGGGCCGCGTCACCCACGTCACCCTCCACGACCTGGACGCCGGCCGGCTGGGCGCCGTCGCCCGGGTGCTGGCCGAACAGGCCGCGGCCGGCCCGGGAGGCACCGAACGGCCGGAGGCCGGGGGAGCGCCCACGGTGTCCCACACCACCGACCTCGACGAGGCGCTGCGCGGCGCCGACTTCGTCTTCTCCGCGATCCGCGTCGGCGGCCTCGAAGGCCGCGCCGCCGATGAGCGCGTCGCCCTGGACCACGGAGTCCTCGGCCAGGAGACGGTGGGCGCGGGCGGCATCGCCTACGGGCTGCGCACCGTCCCCGTCGCCGTCGACATCGCCCGGCGCGTCGCCCGCCTGGCCCCCGACGCCTGGGTCATCAACTTCACCAACCCCGCGGGCCTGGTCACCGAGGCCATGTCCCGCCACCTCGGCGACCGGGTCATCGGCATCTGCGACTCGCCGGTGGGACTCGGCCGCCGGGTCGCCCGGGCGCTCGGCGCCGATCCGGACCGCGCGTGGATCGACTACGTCGGCCTGAACCACCTCGGCTGGCTGCGCGGCCTGCGCGTCGCCGGACGCGACGAACTGCCGCGTCTGCTCGCCGACCCCGAGGCCCTCGGCTCGTTCGAGGAGGGCAAGCTCTTCGGCCCCGAGTGGCTCGCCTCCCTGGGCGCGATCCCCAACGAGTATCTGCACTACTACTACTTCAACCGGGAAGCGGTACGGGCCTACCGTGAGGCCGAGCAGACCCGCGGCGCCTTCCTCCGCGACCAGCAGGCGCGGTTCTACGAGGTCATGGAGCAGGGCCACGCCCCGGCGCTGACGACCTGGGACCGCACCCGCGCCGAGCGCGAGGCCACCTACATGGCGGCCAACCGCGAGGCGGCGGGCGCAGGCGAGCGCGACGCGTCGGACCTGGAGTCCGGCGGCTACGAACAGGTCGCCCTCGCCCTCATGCGCGCCATCGCCCGCGACGAGCGCACCACCCTCATCCTCAACGTCCGCAACCGCACCACGCTGGGCGCTCTCGACGAGGACGCCGTCATCGAAGTCCCCTGCCTGGTGGACGCGAGCGGCGCGCACCCCGTCTCCGTCGACCCGCTGCCCGGCCACGCCACCGGCCTGGTGTGCGCCGTCAAGGCCGTCGAGCGCGAGGTCATGAACGCCGCCGACAGCGGCTCGCGCGCCACCGCCGTCAAGGCGTTCGCCCTCCACCCGCTCGTCGACTCGGTCGCCGTCGCCCACCGCCTCGTCGACGGCTACACAGCAGCACACCCCGGCCTCGCCTACCTGAACCGCCCGTAG
- a CDS encoding alpha-mannosidase — translation MHDERRRIEDRVQRVLTQRVQPAAHSASVPFTIEAWQAPGEPVPFAEAARAPYEPFTTGTPWGPPWGTTWFKVHGEVPAAWAGKRVEAVFDLGFVGDWPGNQAEALVHTPDGAPLKAVNPQNQYVPVAHPAEGGEHVAYLIEAASNPDILANDFSRPTPLGDKLTAGRAPLYTFARADLTVLDEQVWHLGLDLTVLRELMLELSEHDPRRHEIAHALDRALDRLDLEDISGTATDVREALRGVLERPANASAHTLSAVGHAHIDSAWLWPIRETKRKTSRTFSNVTALAKEYPEFIFACSQAQQYAWVKEHYPQVWDRIHEAVRNGQWAPVGGMWVEADGNLPGGEALARQLIHGKRFFLDEFGIETKGVWLPDSFGYNACFPQLARLAGNEWFLTQKLSWNQTNKLPHHTFWWEGIDGSRVFTHFPPVDTYNAEFSGQEMAHAVRNYQDKGRGTRSLAPFGHGDGGGGPTREMMERARRLANLEGSAKVVIEHPDDFFAAARAEYPDAPVWTGELYLELHRATYTSQARTKQGNRRSEHLLREAELWSTAAALHADRPYPYERLDRLWKTVLLHQFHDILPGSSIAWVHREAEAEYARVAAELTELTAEAMAALSGAAVPGSGVRVFNTSPRPRAEVVAVPEGTVEGQPLADGTVAVYARVPASAAAPLTAATAPAPEPVTVTDGRVLDNGLVRVELAEDGTLASVRDLVAGREVLAPGAAGNLLRLHSDLPNYWDAWDIDKHYRQRWTDLLDTDAVTVAEQGPLLGALRVERAFGKDGRSRIVQTITVRAGSRRIDFATEIDWHEAEKILKAAFPIDIHADRSTAEIQFGHVHRPTHTNTSWEAARFEVYGHRWVHVAEPGYGVAVLNDSTYGHDVARTTHERGEGTGGTTTTVRLSLVRAPRVPDPEADQGIHRFTYALLPGASIEDAIAEGYALNLPLRVADSGAAVAPIVTTDGPAAVVEAVKLADDRSGDVVVRLYESLGGRTRTTLRPGFSHTGATVTDLLERPLTEVQDVPRTDADGNVTVDLRPFQILTLRLKRS, via the coding sequence ATGCATGACGAACGCCGCCGCATCGAGGACCGCGTCCAGCGTGTCCTCACCCAGCGCGTCCAGCCCGCCGCCCACTCGGCCTCCGTGCCCTTCACGATCGAGGCGTGGCAGGCGCCCGGCGAACCGGTGCCCTTCGCCGAGGCGGCGCGGGCGCCGTACGAGCCCTTCACCACCGGGACCCCCTGGGGCCCGCCCTGGGGCACCACCTGGTTCAAGGTGCACGGCGAGGTCCCCGCCGCGTGGGCGGGCAAGCGCGTCGAGGCCGTCTTCGACCTCGGCTTCGTCGGCGACTGGCCGGGCAACCAGGCCGAGGCACTGGTCCACACCCCCGACGGCGCCCCGCTCAAGGCGGTCAACCCGCAGAACCAGTACGTGCCGGTGGCGCACCCCGCCGAGGGCGGCGAACACGTCGCGTACCTCATCGAGGCCGCCTCCAACCCCGACATCCTCGCCAACGACTTCAGCCGCCCCACCCCACTCGGCGACAAACTCACCGCGGGCCGCGCCCCCCTCTACACCTTCGCCCGCGCCGACCTGACCGTACTGGATGAACAGGTGTGGCACCTGGGCCTGGACCTCACCGTGCTGCGCGAGCTGATGCTGGAGCTGAGCGAGCACGACCCCCGCCGCCACGAGATCGCCCACGCCCTCGACCGCGCCCTGGACCGGCTGGACCTGGAGGACATCTCCGGCACCGCCACCGACGTACGCGAGGCCCTGCGCGGTGTGCTGGAGCGCCCCGCCAACGCCAGTGCCCACACCCTCTCGGCCGTCGGCCACGCGCATATCGACTCCGCCTGGCTGTGGCCCATACGCGAGACCAAGCGCAAGACCTCGCGCACCTTCTCCAACGTCACGGCGCTCGCCAAGGAGTACCCGGAATTCATCTTCGCCTGCTCGCAGGCGCAGCAGTACGCCTGGGTCAAGGAGCACTACCCCCAGGTCTGGGACCGCATCCACGAGGCCGTGCGCAACGGGCAGTGGGCGCCGGTCGGCGGCATGTGGGTGGAGGCCGACGGCAACCTGCCCGGCGGCGAGGCCCTGGCCCGCCAGCTCATCCACGGCAAGCGGTTCTTCCTGGACGAGTTCGGCATCGAGACCAAGGGCGTGTGGCTGCCCGACTCCTTCGGCTACAACGCCTGCTTCCCGCAACTGGCCAGGCTGGCGGGGAACGAGTGGTTCCTGACCCAGAAGCTCTCCTGGAACCAGACCAACAAGCTGCCCCACCACACCTTCTGGTGGGAGGGGATCGACGGTTCCCGGGTCTTCACCCACTTCCCGCCGGTGGACACCTACAACGCCGAGTTCTCCGGCCAGGAGATGGCCCACGCCGTACGCAACTACCAGGACAAGGGGCGCGGCACCCGCTCCCTGGCACCCTTCGGGCACGGCGACGGGGGCGGCGGGCCCACCCGCGAGATGATGGAGCGAGCACGCCGGCTGGCGAATCTGGAGGGCTCCGCGAAGGTCGTCATCGAGCACCCCGACGACTTCTTCGCCGCCGCCCGGGCCGAATACCCCGACGCCCCGGTGTGGACCGGCGAGCTCTATCTGGAGCTGCACCGCGCCACCTACACCTCGCAGGCCCGCACCAAGCAGGGCAACCGGCGCAGCGAGCACCTGCTGCGCGAGGCGGAGCTGTGGTCGACGGCCGCCGCACTGCACGCGGACCGCCCCTACCCGTACGAGCGTCTCGACCGGCTGTGGAAGACGGTGCTGCTCCACCAGTTCCACGACATCCTGCCGGGCTCGTCGATCGCCTGGGTGCACCGCGAGGCGGAGGCGGAGTACGCGCGGGTGGCGGCGGAGCTGACGGAACTCACGGCGGAGGCGATGGCGGCGCTGAGCGGCGCCGCCGTGCCCGGTTCCGGTGTGCGGGTGTTCAACACGAGCCCGCGCCCGCGCGCCGAGGTCGTCGCCGTTCCCGAGGGCACGGTAGAAGGCCAGCCGCTGGCGGACGGCACTGTCGCCGTCTACGCGCGGGTGCCGGCGTCCGCCGCCGCCCCGCTGACCGCGGCTACGGCCCCGGCCCCGGAGCCCGTCACCGTCACCGATGGCCGCGTCCTGGACAACGGCCTGGTCAGGGTCGAGCTCGCCGAGGACGGCACGCTCGCCTCGGTACGGGACCTGGTGGCCGGCCGTGAGGTCCTGGCCCCGGGCGCCGCGGGCAACCTCCTCCGACTCCACAGCGACCTGCCCAACTACTGGGACGCCTGGGACATCGACAAGCACTACCGGCAGCGCTGGACCGATCTGCTCGACACCGACGCGGTCACCGTCGCAGAACAGGGCCCGCTGCTCGGCGCCCTGCGCGTGGAGCGCGCCTTCGGCAAGGACGGCCGCTCGCGCATCGTCCAGACCATCACCGTCCGCGCGGGCAGCCGCCGTATCGACTTCGCGACCGAGATCGACTGGCACGAGGCCGAGAAGATCCTCAAGGCCGCCTTCCCCATCGACATCCACGCGGACCGGTCGACCGCCGAGATCCAGTTCGGCCATGTCCACCGCCCGACCCACACCAACACCAGCTGGGAGGCGGCCCGTTTCGAGGTCTACGGCCACCGCTGGGTGCACGTCGCCGAGCCGGGCTACGGCGTGGCGGTCCTCAACGACTCGACCTACGGGCACGACGTGGCCCGCACCACCCACGAGAGGGGCGAGGGCACCGGCGGTACGACGACCACCGTCCGGCTCAGCCTGGTGCGCGCCCCGCGAGTGCCCGACCCCGAGGCCGACCAGGGCATCCACCGCTTCACCTACGCCCTCCTGCCCGGCGCGAGCATCGAGGACGCGATCGCCGAGGGGTACGCGCTCAACCTTCCGCTGCGTGTCGCCGACTCCGGCGCGGCCGTGGCGCCGATCGTCACCACGGACGGCCCGGCCGCCGTCGTCGAGGCGGTCAAGCTCGCCGACGACCGTTCGGGCGATGTCGTGGTGCGGCTCTACGAATCGCTCGGCGGCCGTACCCGCACCACCCTCCGCCCCGGCTTCTCCCACACCGGCGCCACCGTCACCGACCTGCTGGAACGCCCGCTCACCGAGGTCCAGGACGTGCCGAGGACCGATGCGGACGGCAACGTCACGGTGGATCTGCGCCCGTTCCAGATCCTGACCCTGCGGCTGAAGAGGAGCTGA